The following proteins are co-located in the Candidatus Avedoeria danica genome:
- a CDS encoding ABC transporter ATP-binding protein — MSDGAPPWVVEAVGLTRVFPDAVAVRALDGVDVRIARGEFVAIMGPSGSGKSTLLHLVGALDRPTEGVIRVDGQDLAAVTDLDRFRARSIGFIFQMHNLLPTLTAAENVGVPMQGIGVPAAIRRTRSLELLDSLGLGHLAHRLPNQLSGGQRQRVAVARALANDPALILADEPTGNLDSTSGGEVVKRFQSLAHEHGKTIVLVTHDPVVALAAGRIITLRDGRIDQDEQVDEAYVNQLNALRPTPLGRLLFGERPVAGSSLADASQPPAQRLG, encoded by the coding sequence ATGTCGGACGGCGCCCCGCCCTGGGTCGTCGAGGCCGTCGGCCTGACGCGGGTCTTCCCCGACGCCGTGGCCGTGCGCGCGCTGGACGGGGTCGACGTGCGGATCGCCCGCGGCGAGTTCGTGGCGATCATGGGGCCGTCGGGCAGCGGCAAGTCGACGCTGCTGCACCTGGTGGGGGCGCTCGACCGGCCAACGGAGGGTGTGATCCGCGTCGACGGTCAGGACTTGGCCGCGGTGACCGACCTCGACCGCTTCCGAGCGCGCTCGATCGGCTTCATCTTCCAGATGCACAACCTGCTGCCCACGCTCACCGCCGCCGAGAACGTCGGCGTGCCGATGCAGGGCATCGGGGTGCCGGCCGCGATCCGGCGAACGCGGTCGCTCGAGCTGCTCGACTCCCTTGGGCTCGGGCACTTGGCCCACCGGCTGCCGAACCAGCTCTCGGGCGGCCAGCGCCAGCGCGTGGCGGTGGCCCGGGCGCTGGCCAACGACCCGGCGCTCATCCTGGCCGACGAGCCGACCGGCAATCTGGACTCGACATCCGGCGGCGAGGTCGTGAAGCGGTTCCAATCCCTGGCCCACGAGCACGGCAAGACGATCGTCCTGGTGACGCACGACCCCGTGGTGGCGCTGGCGGCGGGTCGGATCATCACGCTGCGTGACGGGCGGATCGACCAAGACGAGCAGGTCGACGAGGCGTACGTCAACCAGTTGAACGCGCTGCGCCCGACGCCGCTGGGCCGGCTGCTGTTCGGCGAGCGGCCGGTGGCCGGTTCGTCGTTGGCCGATGCATCGCAGCCGCCGGCCCAGCGTTTGGGATGA
- a CDS encoding GlsB/YeaQ/YmgE family stress response membrane protein: MDLQTVLIWIVIGAIAGWLGQAVVGGYAGGLLETIIIGIVGAFIGGWLLPQLNLGLPAGLFGQIIVATVGAILLLIVLRLIRRAR; encoded by the coding sequence ATGGATCTGCAGACCGTGCTCATCTGGATCGTCATCGGCGCGATCGCCGGCTGGCTCGGCCAGGCCGTCGTCGGCGGCTACGCCGGCGGGCTGCTCGAGACGATCATCATCGGGATCGTCGGCGCGTTCATCGGCGGCTGGTTGCTCCCGCAGCTGAACCTTGGGCTGCCCGCGGGGCTGTTCGGCCAGATCATCGTCGCCACCGTCGGCGCGATCCTGCTGCTCATTGTCTTGCGTCTGATCCGCCGGGCCAGATAG
- a CDS encoding Nramp family divalent metal transporter, which translates to MTSPPTAPASIPPTAPRERLPDRIRHFFRDLGPGIVTGAADDDPSGISTYSVTGAAYGLSMLWTVLLTFPLMAAVQLMCARLALVRGEGLAGVIRRRYPRGVLWGACALLVTANVVNIGADLAGMAESLEMVTGIHHDVWLPLVAGAIIAALIWWSYHRLARVFKWLTLVLIAYVLTALLTHPDVGDVLRATFVPHIEWTPAFLATLLGILGTTITPYMFFWQAAQEVEEERALGRVTVASRRGATDAELAIARTDVLTGMGWAGAAMYFIILTAATTLHTAGATDIQTAKQAAEALRPLAGDAAYLLFTLGIVGTGMLGVPVLAGSAAYAISEAMHWRGSLNDRPRVGAKFYGVIVAAVLLGLALDYVGISAVRALFYAAVVNGLLAPPLVVLITLLSGDRSVMGDRVSGRWVRGLGWATAAVMGAAGVGMVVTWLGQ; encoded by the coding sequence ATGACGTCCCCACCGACGGCGCCGGCATCGATCCCGCCGACCGCCCCACGCGAGCGCCTGCCCGATCGCATCCGCCACTTCTTCCGCGACCTCGGCCCCGGCATCGTCACCGGCGCCGCGGACGACGACCCGTCCGGCATCTCGACGTACTCCGTCACCGGTGCGGCGTATGGCCTGAGCATGCTCTGGACGGTGCTCCTCACGTTCCCGCTCATGGCCGCCGTCCAGCTGATGTGCGCCCGCCTTGCGCTCGTCCGCGGCGAGGGCCTGGCCGGCGTGATCCGGCGCCGTTACCCGCGCGGCGTCCTGTGGGGGGCGTGCGCGCTGCTCGTGACGGCCAACGTCGTGAACATCGGCGCCGACCTCGCGGGCATGGCCGAGTCGCTCGAGATGGTCACGGGCATCCACCACGACGTCTGGCTGCCGCTCGTCGCGGGCGCCATCATCGCGGCGCTGATCTGGTGGAGCTACCACCGCCTGGCCCGCGTCTTCAAGTGGCTGACGCTGGTGTTGATCGCCTATGTGCTCACCGCACTGTTGACCCACCCCGACGTCGGCGACGTGCTGCGGGCCACGTTCGTGCCGCACATCGAGTGGACGCCGGCCTTCCTGGCGACGCTGCTCGGCATCCTGGGGACCACGATCACGCCCTACATGTTCTTCTGGCAGGCAGCCCAAGAGGTCGAGGAGGAGCGGGCACTCGGTCGCGTCACGGTGGCCTCGCGCCGCGGAGCGACGGACGCCGAGCTGGCCATCGCGCGCACGGACGTGCTCACCGGGATGGGCTGGGCGGGTGCGGCGATGTACTTCATCATCCTGACCGCCGCCACGACGCTCCACACGGCGGGCGCGACCGACATCCAAACCGCCAAGCAGGCCGCCGAAGCGCTCCGCCCGCTGGCCGGCGACGCGGCCTACCTACTGTTCACGCTCGGCATCGTCGGCACGGGCATGCTCGGCGTGCCCGTCCTGGCCGGTTCGGCGGCCTACGCGATCAGCGAGGCGATGCACTGGCGCGGCTCGCTGAACGACCGGCCGCGCGTCGGGGCCAAGTTCTACGGCGTCATCGTCGCCGCGGTCCTCCTCGGGCTGGCGCTCGATTACGTCGGCATCAGCGCGGTGCGGGCGCTGTTCTACGCGGCGGTCGTCAACGGCTTGCTCGCCCCGCCGCTCGTCGTGCTGATCACGCTGTTGTCGGGCGACCGCAGCGTCATGGGCGACCGGGTGAGTGGGCGCTGGGTGCGAGGGCTGGGGTGGGCGACGGCGGCGGTGATGGGGGCGGCGGGGGTGGGGATGGTGGTGACGTGGCTGGGGCAGTAG
- a CDS encoding Uma2 family endonuclease gives MPATLTYTPDEYLAIERAAAHRSEFLDGRIVAMSGGSRNHSLITAQLIRLLGNQLDGRPCEVHGSDMRVKVADQGLYTYPDVTAVCGEPQFEDAHGDTLLNPTVIFEVLSPTTEAYDRGEKFARYRRLSSLLEFVLVAQDLPRIERFTRDGDDWVLTAFDGLEATVALASVGCGVRLGDVYAKVGWGADN, from the coding sequence ATGCCGGCCACGCTCACCTACACCCCGGACGAGTACCTTGCGATCGAGCGCGCGGCCGCGCACCGGAGCGAGTTTCTCGACGGGCGGATCGTGGCGATGTCCGGAGGCAGCCGGAACCACAGCCTGATCACCGCCCAGCTGATCCGCCTGCTCGGCAACCAACTCGACGGGCGACCGTGCGAAGTGCACGGCAGCGACATGCGGGTTAAGGTCGCCGACCAGGGACTGTACACCTATCCGGACGTCACGGCGGTCTGCGGCGAACCGCAGTTCGAGGACGCGCACGGCGACACGTTGCTCAACCCGACCGTGATCTTCGAGGTGCTCTCGCCAACCACCGAAGCCTACGACCGCGGCGAGAAGTTCGCGCGCTACCGCCGGCTGTCATCGCTCTTGGAGTTCGTGCTCGTGGCGCAGGACCTCCCGCGCATCGAACGGTTCACGCGCGACGGTGACGACTGGGTGCTGACGGCGTTCGACGGGCTGGAGGCGACGGTTGCGCTCGCGTCCGTCGGCTGCGGGGTGCGGTTGGGCGATGTGTATGCGAAGGTGGGTTGGGGAGCGGACAACTGA
- a CDS encoding endonuclease/exonuclease/phosphatase family protein, whose protein sequence is MTTVGFATWNLNWFKRSPAWAESKLAFLYQQPWDVIALQEVTASMVGLVLQSGIAEHVAYSADVAPDWGFGSALLARNGAVIEQHCLLAELPNPNWGVVARIKFDDVAFTAASWHAPNAAKAENRAAKAAAYRSVNHWVRGRQDPLVIGADANHGARWTRTLDFPGEPFQAIKEDDWLDENRFWAQPDHDLRDMWFEYLQDRPELVATLRVERPEGPSAISYTRGSSKNPTPDRFDYILASPEFSVTHMTYEYERAKVAGSDHAFVVSSLQLVLHH, encoded by the coding sequence ATGACAACCGTTGGATTTGCCACTTGGAATCTGAACTGGTTCAAGCGAAGTCCAGCTTGGGCCGAGTCCAAGCTGGCGTTCCTTTACCAGCAACCGTGGGATGTCATCGCATTGCAGGAGGTGACCGCATCGATGGTTGGATTGGTCCTGCAGTCCGGAATCGCCGAGCACGTGGCGTATTCTGCCGACGTCGCACCAGACTGGGGGTTCGGGTCGGCGCTGCTGGCGCGGAACGGTGCCGTCATCGAACAACATTGTCTGTTGGCAGAGCTACCCAACCCGAACTGGGGTGTCGTCGCCCGCATCAAGTTCGACGATGTCGCTTTCACCGCCGCCAGCTGGCACGCCCCGAACGCGGCCAAGGCTGAGAATCGGGCCGCCAAGGCGGCCGCGTACAGGAGCGTCAACCACTGGGTGCGTGGGCGACAAGATCCGCTAGTGATCGGCGCCGACGCCAACCACGGCGCGCGCTGGACGCGCACGCTGGACTTTCCAGGCGAGCCGTTCCAGGCGATCAAGGAGGACGACTGGTTGGATGAGAACAGGTTCTGGGCACAACCCGACCACGACCTGCGCGACATGTGGTTCGAGTATCTGCAAGACCGCCCGGAACTGGTCGCCACCTTACGCGTCGAGCGACCCGAGGGTCCATCCGCGATTTCGTACACAAGGGGGTCTTCCAAGAACCCGACTCCGGACCGCTTCGACTACATCCTCGCTTCGCCGGAATTCTCCGTCACGCACATGACCTATGAATACGAGCGGGCAAAGGTCGCCGGTAGCGACCATGCCTTCGTGGTGAGTTCGCTTCAACTAGTACTCCACCACTGA
- the lhgO gene encoding L-2-hydroxyglutarate oxidase, with product MPDDPAPYDIALVGAGIVGLATAMALTERAAADGRDADGRGHAPLRVVVVEAEDRVAAHQTGHNSGVIHSGLYYAPGSLKATLCTDGREAMFAFCAAHGIPHARCGKLVVAVRPNELPRLEDLEVRGRANGLVDIVRLGPREIADVEPQAVGLAALWVPETGIVDYRLVTEAFARIVAERGGEVRLDSRLTAVRRETDGFTLDTTGGPVRARHVVACAGLHADRVATLCGIAPGVQIVPFRGEYHRLVGPSADLVRHLIYPVPDPRFPFLGVHFTRGIDGTVHVGPNAILALARHGYARGAFDVRDAAAIAGSPAVWRLSARYWRLGLGEIVRSWSRPALARALRAIVPAVRTADLAPAGAGVRAQALDPSGALVDDFRIVEGERMIHVLNAPSPAATASISIGRHIAEQATAHFGLA from the coding sequence ATGCCCGATGACCCCGCACCCTACGACATCGCCCTCGTCGGCGCCGGCATCGTCGGCCTTGCGACGGCGATGGCGCTCACCGAGCGTGCCGCCGCCGACGGCCGCGATGCCGACGGTCGCGGCCACGCGCCGCTCCGCGTCGTCGTCGTCGAGGCCGAGGACCGCGTCGCCGCCCACCAGACAGGCCACAACAGCGGCGTGATCCACTCCGGGCTGTACTACGCGCCGGGCTCGCTCAAGGCGACGCTCTGCACCGACGGCCGCGAGGCGATGTTCGCCTTCTGCGCCGCCCACGGCATCCCGCACGCGCGCTGCGGCAAGCTCGTCGTCGCCGTCCGCCCGAACGAGCTGCCGCGACTGGAGGACCTCGAGGTGCGCGGGCGGGCGAACGGCCTCGTCGACATCGTGCGCCTCGGCCCGCGCGAGATCGCCGACGTCGAACCGCAAGCCGTCGGGCTGGCGGCGCTCTGGGTCCCCGAGACCGGCATCGTCGACTACCGCCTCGTCACTGAGGCGTTCGCCCGGATCGTCGCCGAGCGCGGCGGCGAGGTGCGGCTCGACAGCCGCCTCACCGCCGTGCGGCGCGAGACGGATGGCTTCACGCTCGACACGACGGGCGGGCCGGTGCGCGCCCGCCACGTCGTCGCGTGCGCCGGCCTGCACGCCGATCGCGTCGCCACGCTGTGCGGCATCGCGCCCGGCGTGCAGATCGTCCCGTTCCGCGGCGAGTACCACCGCCTCGTCGGACCGAGCGCCGACCTCGTGCGCCACCTCATCTACCCCGTGCCCGATCCGCGCTTCCCGTTCCTGGGGGTGCACTTCACCCGCGGCATCGACGGCACCGTCCACGTCGGGCCGAACGCGATCCTGGCGCTGGCGCGGCATGGCTACGCGCGCGGCGCGTTCGATGTGCGCGACGCGGCGGCCATCGCCGGCAGCCCAGCCGTCTGGCGACTGTCGGCGCGTTACTGGCGGCTCGGGCTGGGCGAGATCGTCCGCTCGTGGTCGCGCCCCGCGCTCGCCCGTGCGCTGCGCGCGATCGTGCCGGCCGTCCGCACTGCCGACCTCGCGCCGGCCGGCGCCGGCGTCCGGGCGCAGGCGCTCGATCCCTCCGGGGCGCTCGTCGACGACTTCCGGATCGTCGAGGGCGAGCGGATGATCCACGTCCTCAACGCCCCGTCGCCGGCCGCGACGGCGTCGATCAGCATCGGGCGGCACATCGCCGAGCAGGCGACGGCGCACTTTGGCCTGGCCTGA
- a CDS encoding Uma2 family endonuclease, with protein MRSPTPRRPSVIQTERRTRQPNASRVLRPRPEVPPMLESGDSMTRAEFEKRYWLRPDLKKAELVEGVVYLSSPIRDLHGTATSCVIIWLGTYAAHHPNTSISDSGTVRLSHDTEVQPDVFLRLKPEAGGQSHVDKDEFVSGAPELVVEVAYSSVSRDLNLKKPVYQAAGVCEYIVWDLDAGEIHWFVLDDGAYVLREMDDDGIIDSAVFPGLRLDVVAMLEGDLELVLKVLASAQLPAGDLPTVTP; from the coding sequence ATGCGGTCACCCACGCCTAGGAGACCCTCCGTGATCCAGACCGAACGCCGCACCCGCCAACCCAACGCGTCGCGAGTGCTCCGTCCGCGCCCCGAGGTGCCGCCGATGCTCGAGAGCGGCGACAGCATGACGCGGGCTGAGTTCGAGAAGCGGTATTGGCTGCGGCCTGATCTGAAGAAGGCGGAGCTGGTCGAGGGGGTGGTCTACTTGTCATCGCCGATCCGCGACCTTCATGGTACTGCGACCAGCTGTGTGATCATTTGGCTTGGCACCTATGCGGCACACCATCCGAACACCAGCATCAGCGACAGCGGCACAGTTCGACTTTCCCACGATACCGAAGTCCAACCCGATGTGTTTCTTCGCCTGAAGCCCGAAGCCGGCGGGCAGTCTCACGTCGACAAGGACGAGTTCGTGTCCGGAGCCCCTGAACTTGTGGTTGAGGTGGCCTATTCGAGTGTTTCGCGCGACTTGAACTTGAAGAAGCCCGTCTATCAAGCGGCGGGCGTGTGTGAGTACATCGTCTGGGATCTCGATGCCGGCGAGATCCACTGGTTCGTGCTTGATGATGGTGCGTACGTCTTGCGCGAGATGGACGACGACGGGATCATCGATAGCGCGGTATTCCCGGGCCTGCGCCTGGACGTCGTGGCGATGCTGGAAGGCGATCTGGAGTTGGTGCTGAAGGTGTTGGCCTCCGCTCAATTACCCGCAGGTGACCTGCCTACCGTCACCCCGTGA